In one window of Haladaptatus sp. QDMS2 DNA:
- a CDS encoding exodeoxyribonuclease V subunit beta, which translates to MVDWDRLTEEQQIAAGTHDRNISLTAGAGTGKTTTLTARYMELLRETVLEDSGGLDDTSQGLSPENILTTTFTERAASELKEKIRTEVSQELQTIDDQESFARWQRIADDIESGYIHTLHGFCSRLLREHALNVPEIAPGFTTLDEDETVALIERTVASSIEALEGTDEIRTLARRFTRSDLKSILSSLLTKRPESLEWAERWRDATREEYTEYVWENLYPISPTFARKTFQGPPSHAFETFERLADESPPISEKDKAWKQLTSILERLQAYGIRDQDVDVDNRARQRCVNEICDILTTSKGERYSDAYYHGIDSNWDGYEAEQQSVAEAMETLWEWLNPPALLVDVNIESDARSFRYLTALAKVLIVVGDRYAAEKRRQNLVDYTDQIEFAYTFLEDHASEETLHELRSQFAFVMVDEFQDTNPRQWDIIKHLTTSNPTSYEGDNVFVVGDSKQSIYRFRNADVTMFGAVQAELQAANEHRGAVTTDAGEGEEFSDALENGEQLSLNFRTLPNVLYFLNALFNRIFVADTAAPFEARPQPLEPARNNPEDIDASVEYLCVPTNEELIENLYEENAPIDATQVSHGAELEAEALAARLTRLFAEETLVYESETVDEEQDGRQAVLNRVRGEGSEANELETRPVEPTDVAVLIRSRTHLKTYERALSVAGIPYTVASGIGFYETPEIEALINLFRTLVSPENERALYATLRSPVFGLPDEKIAALLGDDRSTGSTPLWDSLRRASDPEIGAIVRRINEWRAAAGVTTTSPATESWSELLTSIIDETSFLVSISAGERSRQAVANVEKLRNQLRNATDITSLATLVMRLERRVENARREGEATIPEDAEGVRILTIHDAKGEEFPVVAVPGVSRKFMNRGSIADGKLEFETLPSGPAVGMKAPKSDDAFHETDTVSRISIKRQRELEERAEEKRILYVACTRARDHLILSGTHAIESSADVSTSGLSAIRAPNPEAATSWRDWVQDALLDPEIVDELESTGSATGSLGNGTYTVRLPEQAVDWQPKLQSSNPTTTIERSIPMSANSRYRFTPSGLKALFARKGELVYDELQNRVILVHEPAEGGSERPESELPATLLGDIVHKLCELRAPAEQWKTIAEGFIAAEPDVSVDALDMELIEMHTRRALRFLESRIESEASSHAETIVTAEFKHGEVRGLIDQLLVTDDEFHIIDYKTGDVPQDHIESAVTRYQNQLEAYAVALHQADLTRGVRTTLFFTSVEDYWTQQYDSKELDKLANQLENRIEDCVAESMDYFGAR; encoded by the coding sequence ATGGTCGACTGGGACCGACTGACTGAGGAACAACAGATTGCTGCCGGAACACACGACCGAAACATCTCACTGACGGCCGGTGCAGGGACGGGGAAGACAACGACCCTGACCGCACGGTATATGGAATTACTCCGAGAGACCGTTCTCGAAGATAGTGGTGGACTCGATGACACCTCTCAAGGACTCAGCCCCGAGAACATCCTCACCACCACCTTCACCGAACGTGCTGCTAGCGAGCTGAAAGAGAAGATACGGACGGAGGTATCCCAGGAGTTACAGACCATCGACGACCAGGAATCGTTCGCACGGTGGCAGCGAATCGCAGATGATATCGAATCCGGGTACATTCACACTCTCCATGGATTCTGCTCTCGATTACTACGCGAACACGCACTCAACGTACCGGAGATAGCCCCTGGATTCACGACGCTCGATGAAGACGAGACCGTCGCACTCATCGAACGGACGGTCGCGTCGTCCATCGAAGCGCTCGAAGGTACCGATGAGATTCGGACACTTGCCCGCCGTTTCACACGAAGCGACCTCAAGTCGATACTTTCATCGTTGTTAACGAAGCGCCCTGAGAGCCTCGAGTGGGCCGAACGGTGGCGGGATGCCACACGTGAGGAGTACACAGAGTACGTATGGGAGAACCTGTATCCCATCAGTCCCACCTTCGCACGCAAGACCTTCCAGGGTCCCCCATCGCACGCGTTTGAGACGTTCGAACGGCTCGCCGACGAATCACCACCGATTAGTGAGAAGGATAAAGCGTGGAAGCAACTCACCTCAATTCTCGAGCGACTCCAAGCGTACGGCATCCGAGACCAAGATGTCGATGTTGACAATCGAGCCCGACAGAGATGCGTGAACGAAATCTGTGATATCCTGACCACATCGAAGGGGGAGCGCTATTCAGATGCGTACTATCACGGGATCGATTCGAATTGGGACGGATACGAAGCCGAACAACAATCGGTCGCTGAGGCGATGGAAACGTTGTGGGAGTGGCTCAACCCACCGGCACTCCTAGTGGACGTGAACATTGAGTCCGATGCGCGGAGCTTTCGGTATCTAACTGCACTGGCTAAAGTCCTCATCGTGGTCGGTGACCGGTACGCAGCTGAGAAACGCCGTCAGAACCTCGTCGACTACACAGATCAAATCGAGTTCGCCTACACCTTCCTCGAGGACCATGCATCGGAAGAGACATTGCACGAGCTACGGTCGCAGTTCGCCTTCGTGATGGTCGATGAGTTCCAGGATACGAATCCACGACAGTGGGATATCATCAAACACCTGACCACCTCGAATCCTACGTCCTACGAGGGAGACAACGTCTTCGTCGTGGGTGACAGCAAGCAGAGCATCTATCGCTTCCGTAACGCGGATGTGACGATGTTCGGGGCTGTACAGGCGGAGCTCCAAGCGGCGAACGAACATCGGGGCGCAGTGACGACGGATGCTGGCGAAGGTGAGGAGTTTTCGGATGCTCTCGAGAACGGTGAGCAGCTATCCTTGAATTTCCGGACGCTTCCGAACGTCCTGTACTTCCTGAACGCCCTGTTCAATCGAATCTTCGTGGCCGATACGGCAGCTCCCTTCGAGGCGCGTCCACAACCCCTCGAACCAGCTCGAAATAACCCTGAGGACATCGACGCCTCCGTAGAGTACCTCTGCGTCCCGACGAACGAAGAGCTCATCGAGAACCTCTACGAGGAGAACGCACCAATCGATGCAACGCAAGTCTCACATGGGGCAGAACTCGAAGCAGAGGCACTCGCAGCACGGCTAACTCGGCTGTTCGCAGAGGAGACGTTGGTATACGAATCTGAGACCGTCGATGAGGAACAAGATGGACGGCAGGCAGTGTTGAACCGTGTACGAGGTGAAGGAAGCGAAGCGAACGAACTCGAGACACGCCCGGTCGAACCGACCGATGTCGCGGTTCTCATTCGGAGTCGAACGCACCTGAAGACGTACGAGCGAGCACTCTCCGTCGCTGGGATTCCGTACACAGTCGCTTCGGGAATCGGCTTCTATGAAACCCCTGAGATAGAAGCACTCATCAATCTCTTCCGAACGCTCGTCTCTCCAGAGAACGAACGGGCCTTGTACGCGACTCTCAGATCCCCTGTGTTCGGGTTACCAGATGAGAAGATAGCCGCACTCCTCGGGGACGACCGCTCGACCGGCTCAACCCCCCTCTGGGACTCACTCCGAAGAGCATCCGACCCAGAAATCGGTGCAATCGTGAGACGAATCAACGAATGGCGAGCTGCGGCAGGAGTGACAACGACCTCGCCCGCTACCGAATCCTGGAGTGAACTCCTCACCAGTATTATCGACGAAACGAGTTTCCTCGTCAGCATTAGTGCAGGTGAACGGTCTCGTCAAGCGGTTGCCAACGTAGAGAAGTTGCGAAATCAACTTCGAAACGCGACCGACATCACCAGCCTTGCGACGTTGGTTATGCGACTCGAGCGACGGGTCGAAAATGCCCGTCGTGAGGGTGAAGCAACCATCCCCGAAGATGCAGAGGGAGTCCGCATCCTCACCATACACGATGCGAAAGGCGAAGAATTCCCGGTCGTCGCCGTCCCTGGAGTTTCGCGAAAGTTCATGAACAGGGGTTCCATCGCCGATGGGAAACTAGAATTCGAAACCTTGCCTAGCGGTCCTGCTGTCGGGATGAAAGCCCCGAAATCTGATGATGCGTTCCACGAGACGGATACAGTCTCACGAATCAGCATCAAACGACAGCGAGAACTGGAAGAGCGCGCCGAAGAGAAACGTATCCTCTACGTCGCCTGTACACGGGCCCGGGACCACCTCATCCTCTCTGGCACCCATGCCATAGAATCGTCAGCCGACGTGTCTACGAGCGGGCTTTCAGCCATCCGAGCACCAAATCCAGAAGCGGCCACCTCGTGGCGCGATTGGGTACAGGATGCACTGCTCGACCCAGAAATCGTCGATGAGCTCGAATCAACCGGAAGTGCGACCGGCTCGCTCGGAAACGGAACCTACACCGTACGGTTACCAGAACAGGCGGTCGATTGGCAACCGAAGCTGCAATCATCGAACCCAACTACCACCATCGAACGGTCGATTCCGATGTCTGCAAATTCACGGTATAGGTTCACTCCTTCAGGTCTCAAGGCGCTCTTCGCACGGAAGGGAGAACTCGTCTACGATGAACTTCAAAATCGGGTGATATTGGTCCACGAGCCTGCTGAAGGCGGCTCGGAGAGACCGGAGTCTGAATTACCCGCGACCCTACTCGGAGATATCGTACACAAACTCTGTGAACTTCGGGCCCCTGCGGAGCAGTGGAAGACCATCGCGGAAGGATTCATCGCTGCCGAGCCAGACGTGTCCGTGGATGCGTTGGATATGGAACTCATCGAGATGCACACGAGACGGGCATTGCGGTTCCTCGAATCTCGAATCGAATCGGAAGCCTCCTCACATGCAGAGACAATCGTGACCGCAGAGTTCAAACATGGAGAAGTAAGAGGACTCATCGACCAGTTGCTCGTCACGGATGATGAGTTTCACATCATCGACTACAAAACGGGAGACGTCCCACAAGATCATATCGAATCTGCAGTGACTAGATATCAGAATCAGTTGGAGGCGTACGCCGTCGCCCTACACCAGGCGGATTTGACACGGGGAGTTCGGACGACGCTGTTCTTCACTTCGGTAGAGGACTATTGGACGCAACAATATGATTCAAAAGAACTCGATAAACTCGCGAACCAACTTGAGAATCGTATCGAGGATTGTGTTGCAGAGTCCATGGACTATTTTGGGGCAAGGTAA